A single genomic interval of Croceibacter atlanticus HTCC2559 harbors:
- the hisH gene encoding imidazole glycerol phosphate synthase subunit HisH, with translation MKLVIINYGAGNIKSLQFAFKRLGVEAILSNDTETIKKADKVIFPGVGEASSAMKKLKETGLHKLIPTLKQPVLGICLGMQLMCNYTEEGQTEGLGIFDVDVLKFDSTLVKVPQIGWNTITNLKSELFQQVSEHSFMYLVHSYYAPISTETISTSEYQIQYSSALQKDNFYGVQFHPEKSSNDGEQLLKNFLNL, from the coding sequence ATGAAACTAGTAATAATTAATTATGGTGCAGGCAATATAAAAAGCCTTCAGTTTGCATTTAAACGTCTAGGTGTTGAGGCGATTTTGTCTAATGATACCGAAACGATTAAAAAAGCCGACAAGGTTATATTTCCTGGTGTTGGTGAAGCAAGTTCTGCAATGAAGAAGCTGAAAGAAACTGGTTTGCACAAACTAATACCTACATTAAAACAACCTGTCTTGGGAATCTGTCTAGGTATGCAGTTAATGTGTAATTATACTGAAGAAGGACAAACAGAAGGTCTTGGTATTTTTGATGTTGATGTTTTAAAATTCGATTCAACCTTAGTAAAAGTGCCCCAAATTGGGTGGAATACAATTACCAATTTAAAATCTGAGTTATTTCAACAAGTTTCAGAGCATAGTTTTATGTATTTAGTACATAGCTACTACGCTCCTATTTCTACTGAAACTATTTCAACAAGCGAATATCAAATACAATATAGTTCTGCTTTACAAAAAGACAATTTTTATGGTGTGCAATTTCACCCTGAAAAAAGTAGTAATGACGGAGAACAACTTTTAAAAAATTTCTTAAACCTATAG
- the hisB gene encoding bifunctional histidinol-phosphatase/imidazoleglycerol-phosphate dehydratase HisB produces the protein MKKVLFIDRDGTIIKETVDEQIDAFEKMIFYPKAFTFLGKIAKELDYELVMITNQDGLGTDVFPEDTFWPVHNFIMTSFENEGVTFNKVFLDRTFPHENKDTRKPGTGLLTEYFSEDYDLENSFVIGDRLTDMELAKNLGSKGIFINDDTNLGTGEISTSEKELEQHIAIETNDWERIYEFLKLKNRTYEITRNTNETKINITLNLDGKGNSNIDTGLKFFDHMLDQLARHGAMDLDIKVDGDLEVDEHHTIEDTAIALGEVFANALGNKMGIERYGFCLPMDDCLAQVAIDFGGRNWLVWDAEFNREHVGDMPTEMFIHFFKSFSDGAKANLNIKAEGQNEHHKIEAIFKAFAKSIKMAVKRDVEKMVLPSTKGVL, from the coding sequence ATGAAAAAAGTACTATTCATAGACAGAGACGGCACAATCATTAAAGAAACTGTAGATGAGCAAATTGACGCGTTTGAGAAAATGATATTTTACCCTAAAGCATTTACATTTTTAGGAAAAATAGCTAAGGAACTAGATTACGAATTGGTTATGATCACTAATCAAGATGGTTTAGGAACAGATGTGTTTCCGGAAGACACCTTCTGGCCTGTCCATAATTTTATTATGACATCTTTTGAAAATGAAGGCGTCACCTTTAATAAAGTCTTTTTAGACCGTACGTTTCCGCACGAAAATAAAGATACCAGAAAACCAGGAACAGGATTACTTACTGAGTATTTTTCTGAAGACTATGATTTAGAAAACTCCTTTGTCATAGGTGATAGGCTTACAGATATGGAGCTTGCTAAAAACTTAGGTTCTAAAGGCATTTTTATAAACGACGACACCAATTTAGGAACAGGCGAAATATCAACTTCAGAAAAAGAATTGGAGCAACATATTGCTATTGAAACTAATGATTGGGAACGTATATACGAGTTTTTAAAATTAAAAAACAGAACCTATGAAATTACTAGAAACACCAACGAAACTAAGATTAACATAACACTTAATCTTGATGGAAAAGGAAATAGTAATATAGATACAGGTCTAAAGTTTTTCGATCATATGTTAGATCAATTAGCTCGACACGGTGCTATGGATTTAGATATAAAAGTAGATGGCGATTTAGAAGTAGATGAACACCATACAATTGAAGATACAGCCATTGCTTTAGGCGAAGTATTTGCCAATGCATTAGGTAACAAAATGGGTATTGAGCGTTATGGATTCTGTTTACCTATGGATGATTGTTTAGCACAAGTTGCCATAGATTTTGGAGGTAGAAACTGGCTTGTTTGGGACGCAGAGTTCAACAGAGAGCACGTTGGTGATATGCCAACCGAAATGTTTATACATTTCTTTAAAAGCTTTAGTGATGGTGCAAAAGCTAACCTTAACATAAAGGCAGAAGGCCAGAATGAACATCATAAAATTGAAGCTATTTTTAAGGCATTTGCAAAAAGTATTAAAATGGCAGTAAAACGTGATGTAGAAAAGATGGTGTTGCCTAGTACTAAAGGTGTTCTTTAA
- a CDS encoding GIY-YIG nuclease family protein, giving the protein MNDEVKIYYCYILSNKNRGVLYIGYTENLKVRLEKHKKGTGAVFTKMYNVHDLVYYEKFDIKKQAKQREKQLKNWHKDWK; this is encoded by the coding sequence ATGAATGATGAAGTGAAAATCTATTACTGCTATATACTTTCAAACAAAAACAGAGGTGTATTGTATATTGGTTACACTGAAAATTTAAAAGTAAGGTTAGAAAAGCATAAAAAAGGGACAGGTGCAGTTTTTACAAAAATGTATAATGTTCACGACTTAGTTTATTATGAAAAGTTTGACATTAAAAAACAAGCAAAACAAAGAGAGAAGCAATTAAAAAATTGGCATAAAGACTGGAAATGA
- the hisC gene encoding histidinol-phosphate transaminase — protein sequence MNKDFNLDTLVRENIKAMSAYSSARDEFTDFEDDMVFLDANENPFETKVNRYPDPQQLNLKTQLSSVKRVPINQILLGNGSDEVLDLIFRAFCEPNRDNIITLPPTYGMYKVLANTNAIENKEVLLVDDFQLDVNAILAEVDANTKLIFICSPNNPTGNLIASKAIETILSSFNGIIVIDEAYIDFAEAESWTTRLQEFQNLIVTQTLSKAYGMAGIRLGMCFASKEIISILNKIKPPYNVNVLTQQVALKRILEEENVQLEITKLISEREKLMNQLNTINFINHSYKTDANFILVKVDDANKRYKQLIENGIVIRNRSTQPLCENTLRFTVGTASENEKLITTLKSISKS from the coding sequence ATGAATAAAGATTTTAACTTAGATACCTTAGTTCGAGAGAATATAAAAGCGATGAGTGCCTACTCTTCTGCTCGAGATGAGTTTACAGATTTTGAAGATGATATGGTATTTTTAGATGCCAATGAGAATCCCTTTGAGACCAAAGTAAATAGGTATCCAGACCCACAACAATTAAATTTGAAGACTCAGCTATCTTCTGTAAAACGTGTTCCTATAAATCAGATTCTATTAGGTAATGGTAGCGATGAAGTTTTAGATTTAATCTTTAGAGCATTTTGTGAACCAAATCGGGATAACATCATCACATTGCCACCTACTTACGGTATGTATAAGGTGTTGGCAAATACCAATGCAATAGAAAATAAAGAGGTGTTACTTGTAGATGATTTTCAGTTAGATGTTAATGCTATTTTGGCTGAAGTAGATGCAAATACAAAACTTATCTTCATCTGCTCTCCTAATAATCCGACTGGAAACTTAATCGCTTCAAAAGCTATTGAAACAATCTTAAGTAGCTTTAATGGTATTATAGTAATAGACGAAGCTTATATAGATTTTGCTGAAGCTGAAAGTTGGACGACGCGATTACAAGAATTTCAAAATTTAATTGTGACTCAAACTTTATCTAAAGCTTATGGTATGGCAGGAATTAGGTTGGGTATGTGCTTTGCTTCTAAAGAAATCATTTCTATTCTAAACAAAATAAAACCACCATATAATGTTAACGTATTAACGCAGCAAGTGGCTTTAAAACGAATTTTAGAAGAAGAAAATGTTCAACTAGAAATAACAAAACTAATCTCTGAAAGAGAAAAGCTTATGAACCAATTGAACACAATTAACTTTATAAATCATAGTTATAAAACAGATGCAAATTTTATTCTGGTGAAGGTTGATGATGCTAATAAACGCTACAAGCAACTTATTGAAAACGGAATTGTAATACGTAATAGAAGTACCCAACCACTTTGTGAAAACACATTACGATTTACGGTTGGTACAGCTTCTGAAAATGAGAAATTGATTACAACTTTGAAATCAATTTCGAAATCCTGA
- the hisD gene encoding histidinol dehydrogenase: MKFVSYPKIEDWQDLLKRPTQTVEDIEDTVKQIFSEVDSKGDEAIKKYTELFDGIKLNQLEVSNLEIKESESLVSEELKQAITLAKSNIELFHKAQRTQKIEVETTQGVRCWQEKRPIQKVGLYIPGGTAPLFSTILMLAVPALIAGCEEIVLCTPPDKKGKINPAILYTANLCGISKIYKVGGIQAIAGMTFGTESISKVYKIFGPGNQFVTVAKQLATKFNVAIDMPAGPSELLVVADDTANAAFVASDLLSQAEHGKDSQVILVSTSMDLIKDVEAEISNQLKELPRKDIAEVAIKHSKSILVKDNVEALDLINTYGPEHFIVCTKDNDFFVNGIQNAGSVFIGNYTPESAGDYASGTNHTLPTNGYAKQYSGVNLDSFMKSMTFQEISKTGIQNIGNAIELMAEAEGLQAHKNAVTLRLKSLDNE; the protein is encoded by the coding sequence ATGAAGTTTGTATCCTATCCTAAAATAGAAGATTGGCAAGACCTGTTAAAACGCCCTACTCAAACGGTTGAAGATATTGAAGACACCGTAAAACAAATCTTTTCTGAGGTTGACTCTAAAGGTGATGAAGCCATTAAAAAGTATACCGAACTTTTTGACGGCATTAAACTAAATCAATTAGAAGTTTCAAACTTAGAAATTAAGGAATCAGAATCTCTTGTTTCAGAAGAGTTAAAACAAGCCATTACATTGGCAAAGTCTAACATAGAGTTATTTCACAAAGCACAGCGTACCCAAAAAATAGAAGTTGAAACCACGCAAGGTGTACGTTGTTGGCAAGAAAAAAGACCTATTCAAAAAGTAGGCTTATATATTCCTGGTGGTACAGCACCACTCTTTTCAACCATTTTAATGTTGGCTGTTCCTGCCTTAATTGCAGGTTGTGAGGAGATTGTGCTGTGCACGCCACCAGATAAAAAAGGAAAGATTAATCCCGCTATTTTATACACCGCAAATCTTTGTGGCATTTCTAAAATTTATAAAGTTGGTGGCATTCAAGCTATTGCAGGTATGACATTCGGTACAGAGTCTATCTCAAAAGTTTATAAAATATTTGGTCCAGGAAATCAATTTGTAACAGTCGCTAAACAATTGGCTACCAAATTTAATGTAGCTATAGATATGCCTGCAGGCCCAAGTGAATTGTTAGTTGTTGCAGATGATACTGCAAATGCTGCTTTTGTAGCTTCAGACTTATTAAGCCAAGCAGAGCACGGCAAAGACAGCCAGGTTATTTTGGTGAGTACCTCTATGGATCTTATAAAAGATGTCGAGGCAGAAATATCAAATCAACTTAAAGAACTCCCAAGAAAAGATATTGCAGAAGTTGCTATAAAACATTCAAAATCTATCTTAGTTAAAGATAATGTAGAAGCATTAGATCTCATTAACACTTATGGTCCAGAGCACTTTATAGTATGTACAAAAGACAATGACTTTTTTGTAAATGGTATTCAAAATGCAGGCTCAGTATTTATTGGAAATTACACACCAGAAAGTGCAGGAGATTACGCAAGTGGCACCAATCATACGTTACCTACAAATGGTTACGCCAAACAATATAGTGGTGTAAACCTAGACAGTTTTATGAAGAGTATGACGTTTCAGGAAATTTCTAAAACCGGTATCCAAAACATTGGTAATGCTATTGAGCTTATGGCAGAAGCAGAAGGCTTACAGGCACACAAAAATGCGGTAACATTACGTTTAAAATCTCTAGACAATGAATAA
- the hisG gene encoding ATP phosphoribosyltransferase, which yields MSTIKIAIQKSGRLNEDSLQILKDCGISIDNGKDQLKASARNFPLEVFYLRNGDIPQYLRDGVVDIAIIGENVLIEKGEDIAIAEKLGFSKCKVSLAIPKEKDYNGISDFQGKRIATSYPNTVQQYLNKHNIEADLHIINGSVEIAPNIGLADAICDIVSSGSTLFKNNLKEVEVMLKSEAVLAVSPKITNEAKETLEKLQFRMRAVLNGKNSKYVLLNAPNDKIEAIIGILPGMNSPTVLPLAKEGWSSLHSVVKDNEFWQVIDDLKEAGAESILVAPIEKMVL from the coding sequence ATGAGTACTATTAAAATTGCCATTCAGAAAAGTGGCAGATTAAATGAAGATTCTCTTCAAATTCTTAAAGATTGTGGCATATCTATAGATAATGGTAAAGACCAACTTAAAGCTAGCGCCCGTAATTTTCCCTTAGAAGTTTTTTATTTACGCAATGGTGATATACCACAATATCTAAGAGATGGCGTTGTAGATATAGCTATCATCGGAGAGAATGTATTAATAGAAAAAGGTGAAGACATTGCAATTGCAGAAAAGTTAGGCTTTTCTAAATGTAAAGTATCTCTGGCAATTCCTAAGGAAAAAGATTACAATGGTATTTCAGATTTTCAAGGCAAACGCATTGCTACTTCTTATCCAAATACCGTTCAACAGTATTTAAACAAACATAATATAGAAGCAGATTTGCACATAATTAACGGGTCTGTTGAAATTGCTCCAAATATAGGTCTCGCAGATGCTATTTGTGATATCGTTTCTAGTGGAAGTACCTTGTTTAAAAATAACTTGAAAGAAGTTGAAGTCATGTTAAAAAGTGAAGCTGTGTTAGCTGTCTCACCTAAAATAACAAATGAAGCTAAAGAGACGTTAGAAAAGTTACAGTTTAGAATGCGTGCGGTTTTAAACGGCAAAAACTCTAAATATGTATTGCTAAATGCTCCAAATGATAAGATTGAAGCTATTATAGGTATCCTGCCAGGTATGAACAGTCCTACTGTTTTGCCACTTGCAAAAGAAGGTTGGAGTTCTTTACACTCTGTTGTTAAGGATAACGAATTTTGGCAAGTAATTGATGATCTTAAGGAAGCTGGAGCAGAGAGCATTTTAGTTGCACCAATTGAAAAAATGGTTTTGTAA
- a CDS encoding OmpA family protein, translating into MKNFFTAFLFFCIWAIFGMWYYSCVIKGLCNDISFFNETKATEQTAEELKSQEQAKLKHYNDSLERVRQDSLKQLAIETDRIKNKFTNANFLGTLQPSGDTIFYYPNPLTAYKNKANIYVPQPNLGFITKAVNYMNTNPNTEMVVYGAYSPTTEQTTDSLGIARANFLKNRILRYGLNEHRISTKAIERPLEFDTRGRNYEAIVVEFKQLSSAKVEAIEESVTNKTLYSSFAQQNFKPDATLKSYALELKSYLQKHPNKRVSIVGHTDFVGEEEDNLWIGEQRAKLVMKYLISIGIDANKMTASSKGESDPKFPNTTDANRAKNRRIEIKVN; encoded by the coding sequence ATGAAAAACTTTTTTACGGCATTCTTATTCTTTTGTATTTGGGCAATTTTTGGAATGTGGTATTACAGCTGTGTTATAAAAGGATTGTGTAACGATATTAGTTTCTTTAATGAAACTAAAGCTACAGAACAGACAGCTGAAGAATTAAAATCCCAAGAACAAGCTAAGCTTAAACATTATAATGATAGTTTAGAAAGGGTTAGGCAAGACTCATTAAAGCAACTCGCAATTGAAACTGATAGGATAAAAAATAAGTTCACAAATGCTAATTTTCTTGGAACACTACAGCCAAGTGGTGATACTATATTTTATTATCCTAACCCATTAACGGCTTATAAAAATAAAGCCAACATTTACGTTCCACAACCAAATTTAGGGTTTATAACTAAAGCTGTAAATTACATGAACACCAATCCTAATACAGAGATGGTTGTTTATGGCGCATACAGTCCTACAACAGAGCAAACAACCGATTCTTTAGGAATAGCAAGAGCCAATTTCTTAAAAAATAGAATTTTAAGGTATGGTTTAAATGAGCATAGAATATCTACCAAAGCTATTGAACGCCCATTAGAGTTTGATACTCGTGGCAGAAATTATGAAGCCATTGTTGTGGAGTTTAAACAACTTTCTTCAGCCAAGGTTGAAGCTATAGAGGAAAGTGTGACCAATAAAACGCTATATTCCTCATTTGCACAACAGAATTTTAAACCAGATGCAACACTAAAAAGTTATGCGCTTGAATTAAAGTCTTACTTACAGAAACACCCAAATAAGCGAGTAAGCATTGTAGGGCATACAGATTTTGTTGGAGAAGAGGAAGATAATTTATGGATTGGAGAACAACGAGCTAAATTAGTAATGAAATATCTAATATCAATAGGTATAGATGCTAATAAAATGACAGCAAGCTCCAAAGGAGAATCTGATCCTAAGTTTCCAAATACAACAGATGCTAATAGAGCAAAGAACAGACGTATAGAAATAAAAGTGAATTAA
- a CDS encoding GNAT family N-acetyltransferase, translating into MIIDYNPKYAQDFKALNIEWLETFFYVEDYDNEVLSNPDKYILDKGGKIFFSLHNNKVAGTVALMKVTDTVFELTKMAVNTNLRGLKIGQKLMTHCLNEAKVMGLEKVILYSNTKLENAIYIYRKFGFKEVPLEEGVAYERANIKMEYIIN; encoded by the coding sequence ATGATTATAGATTACAACCCTAAATACGCTCAAGATTTTAAAGCGCTAAATATTGAGTGGCTAGAGACATTTTTTTATGTTGAAGATTATGACAATGAAGTGCTCTCTAATCCAGATAAATATATTTTAGATAAAGGCGGAAAGATTTTCTTTAGCTTACACAATAATAAAGTTGCAGGAACTGTAGCTCTTATGAAAGTTACAGATACTGTTTTTGAACTTACTAAAATGGCTGTAAACACTAATTTAAGAGGTCTTAAAATTGGGCAGAAATTAATGACACACTGCTTAAACGAGGCAAAAGTAATGGGCTTAGAGAAAGTAATCCTATACTCCAACACTAAACTAGAAAATGCCATTTATATTTATAGAAAATTTGGCTTTAAAGAAGTGCCCTTAGAAGAAGGTGTTGCTTATGAAAGAGCAAATATTAAAATGGAATATATAATTAACTAG
- a CDS encoding formimidoylglutamase has protein sequence MKHLKIFSTEDLKMYTSPRKGEIKFGERIGTVNSLETLKESTAKYVIFGIPEDIGVRANLGKSGTKNAFNTFLNAFLNIQVNQFNTPENVLLLGEIDCKNWLIKASHIEDNDPNISAKLHDILIEIDAEVSQLVKTIISLGKIPIIIGGGHNNAYGNIKGASEAISNPINVINIDAHTDLRTTNYRHSGNGFSYAQEQGYLNFYHIFGLHKNYTPDYIFKSMNASKFIDYTLFDDILSDTIAIQSYKEALNQISKSAFGLEIDCDAISGFPSSAQTPSGMSLETIRQCIAESITHNTCHYLHICEAKPSEYYPTGKAISYMVSDFIRQQ, from the coding sequence GTGAAACATTTAAAAATATTTAGCACAGAAGATCTAAAAATGTACACCTCTCCACGAAAAGGTGAAATTAAATTTGGTGAGCGTATTGGTACAGTAAACTCTTTAGAAACATTGAAAGAAAGCACTGCCAAATACGTAATCTTTGGCATTCCAGAAGATATTGGTGTTCGTGCTAATTTAGGTAAAAGTGGTACTAAAAACGCTTTCAATACATTTTTAAATGCTTTCTTAAATATACAAGTTAACCAATTTAACACACCAGAAAATGTTTTGTTACTTGGCGAAATAGATTGTAAAAACTGGCTTATAAAAGCTTCGCATATCGAAGATAATGACCCGAACATTTCAGCTAAATTACATGATATTTTAATTGAGATAGATGCAGAGGTTTCTCAGTTGGTCAAGACAATTATAAGCTTAGGGAAAATCCCTATCATAATTGGTGGCGGTCATAATAATGCCTACGGAAATATTAAAGGTGCTTCAGAAGCTATTTCTAATCCTATTAATGTTATTAATATAGATGCTCACACAGATTTAAGAACTACAAATTATAGACATAGTGGTAACGGATTTAGTTATGCACAAGAACAAGGCTATTTAAATTTTTATCACATTTTTGGATTGCACAAAAATTATACGCCAGACTATATATTTAAATCTATGAATGCTTCAAAATTTATAGACTACACGTTATTTGATGATATTTTGAGTGATACTATTGCCATACAATCTTATAAAGAAGCTTTAAACCAAATTTCTAAATCAGCTTTTGGTTTAGAAATAGATTGTGATGCCATTTCGGGGTTTCCTAGCAGTGCACAAACTCCAAGTGGTATGTCTTTAGAAACTATTAGGCAATGTATTGCCGAAAGTATTACACATAATACGTGTCACTATTTACATATTTGCGAGGCAAAACCATCTGAGTACTACCCTACTGGAAAAGCCATTAGTTATATGGTTTCAGATTTTATTAGACAACAATGA
- the hutI gene encoding imidazolonepropionase has translation MAILLKNIKQLLQVREATVDKVSGKDMKHLPKIDNAFLLMENGVISDFGPMSQLPESKNFEEIDCTGRFVLPSWCDSHTHIVYAGNREQEFVDRINGLSYEEIANKGGGIVNSAEKLQQTSIEDLYQQSAKRLEQVMALGTGAVEIKSGYGLTTEAELKMLKVIKQLKDKYNIPIKATFLGAHAVPKEFKGNKKGYLKLIAEEMLPKIAELQLADYIDIFCEKGYFDLDDTNYILSAGKSHGLTPKVHVNQFNSIGGVKASVDQGALSVDHLEVMTAEDIDALKNATTMPVALPSCSLFLSIPYTPARKLIDAGLPLALATDFNPGSTPSGNMNLVVSLASIKMNMTPEEAINAATINGAYAMGLSNEVGSITKGKKANIILTNPIPSYGYLPYSFGENCIASVFVNGKIL, from the coding sequence ATGGCAATATTACTTAAAAACATAAAGCAACTTTTACAAGTTAGAGAGGCAACTGTTGATAAAGTTTCTGGGAAAGACATGAAGCATTTACCTAAAATTGACAATGCATTTCTTTTAATGGAAAATGGGGTGATTTCAGATTTTGGACCAATGTCCCAACTCCCAGAATCTAAGAATTTTGAAGAAATAGATTGTACAGGTAGGTTTGTCTTGCCAAGCTGGTGTGATAGCCATACACATATTGTATATGCAGGGAACAGAGAGCAAGAATTTGTAGATCGTATAAATGGCTTGTCTTATGAAGAAATTGCCAATAAAGGTGGCGGAATTGTAAACAGTGCAGAAAAGCTTCAACAAACCTCTATTGAAGATTTATACCAACAATCTGCTAAACGTTTAGAACAAGTTATGGCATTAGGCACAGGCGCTGTTGAAATTAAGTCTGGATATGGCCTGACTACAGAAGCTGAGCTTAAAATGCTTAAGGTTATTAAACAACTTAAAGACAAATATAACATTCCTATAAAAGCTACTTTTTTAGGAGCTCACGCAGTACCGAAAGAATTTAAAGGAAATAAGAAAGGGTATCTTAAATTAATTGCCGAGGAAATGCTTCCGAAGATAGCAGAGCTACAGCTTGCAGACTATATAGATATTTTTTGTGAAAAAGGATATTTTGATCTAGATGACACCAACTATATACTTTCTGCAGGAAAATCTCACGGCCTTACTCCTAAAGTACACGTAAACCAATTTAATTCAATAGGTGGCGTAAAGGCTTCTGTTGATCAAGGTGCGTTAAGTGTAGATCACTTAGAGGTTATGACTGCAGAAGATATTGATGCATTAAAGAACGCCACTACTATGCCAGTAGCTTTACCTTCTTGTTCATTATTCTTAAGTATCCCTTATACTCCAGCACGCAAATTAATTGATGCCGGCTTACCCTTAGCTTTAGCAACAGATTTTAATCCAGGCAGCACACCAAGCGGAAATATGAATTTGGTGGTAAGCCTTGCTAGTATTAAAATGAATATGACACCAGAAGAAGCTATAAATGCAGCAACTATTAATGGTGCTTATGCTATGGGATTAAGTAACGAAGTAGGCAGTATTACAAAAGGAAAAAAAGCTAATATAATTCTTACAAACCCAATTCCAAGTTACGGGTATTTACCATACAGTTTTGGTGAAAATTGTATTGCTTCAGTATTTGTTAACGGAAAGATTTTATAG
- a CDS encoding trans-sulfuration enzyme family protein: protein MESKSYGKNTICTHAGQLEDHQFGGAVSPLYMSTSYPFQDVEEKRYPRYFNTPNQQGLSKKVAALEHGEAGLIFGSGMAAIMTSLLAFLQSGDHVVLQNAIYGGTRNLINEEFKKFGIEYSYVESNDIASYEKVIAHNTKVIYIETPSNPLLEITDIKAIAELAKKHKLISMIDNTFASPINQTPIVFGIDVVLHSATKYMSGHSDILAGAVVSSHANIERIFNAGKNFGGTLSDFTVWLLERSLKTMALRVKRQNRNARKLAKWLEKNTQVTKVYYPGLKSHPNYKLAKEQMKGFGGMLSFELKDDLCSKQFQDSLNLIKSSMSLAGVESTILSPHLTSHGLLSEEEREEQGIKNGLLRFSVGIEEVSDLKADIEQALKLASKLSKVIV from the coding sequence ATGGAATCTAAGAGCTACGGAAAAAACACAATTTGTACACACGCAGGACAACTGGAGGATCACCAATTTGGTGGAGCAGTTTCTCCGCTATATATGTCTACATCTTACCCTTTTCAAGACGTAGAAGAAAAGCGATATCCAAGATATTTTAACACACCTAACCAACAAGGCTTATCAAAAAAAGTTGCTGCATTAGAACATGGTGAAGCAGGTCTTATTTTTGGAAGTGGTATGGCGGCTATAATGACTTCACTTTTAGCTTTCTTACAGAGTGGTGATCACGTGGTATTGCAAAATGCTATTTATGGAGGAACTCGAAACTTAATTAATGAGGAGTTTAAAAAGTTTGGTATTGAGTATTCTTATGTAGAGAGTAATGATATTGCTAGTTACGAAAAAGTGATTGCACATAACACAAAGGTTATTTATATAGAAACTCCTAGTAACCCATTATTAGAAATAACAGATATTAAAGCTATTGCTGAGTTAGCAAAAAAACATAAGCTTATATCTATGATAGATAATACGTTTGCATCTCCTATAAATCAAACTCCAATAGTTTTTGGGATTGATGTTGTATTACACTCTGCTACTAAATACATGAGTGGTCATAGTGATATCTTAGCTGGTGCAGTAGTATCTAGCCACGCCAACATAGAGCGCATATTTAATGCTGGCAAAAACTTTGGAGGCACATTGAGTGATTTTACTGTTTGGTTATTAGAGCGTAGCCTAAAAACTATGGCTTTAAGAGTTAAGCGCCAAAACAGAAATGCACGTAAGTTGGCAAAATGGTTAGAAAAAAACACTCAAGTAACCAAAGTGTATTATCCTGGATTAAAGTCGCACCCTAATTACAAATTGGCAAAAGAGCAAATGAAAGGCTTTGGAGGCATGTTGTCTTTCGAATTAAAAGATGATTTATGCTCAAAACAATTTCAAGACAGTTTAAATTTAATAAAATCTTCTATGAGTTTAGCTGGTGTAGAAAGTACAATACTAAGTCCACACCTTACATCTCACGGCCTACTTTCTGAAGAAGAAAGAGAAGAACAAGGCATAAAAAATGGATTATTAAGATTTTCTGTGGGAATAGAAGAGGTCTCAGATCTTAAAGCAGATATTGAGCAAGCACTTAAATTAGCTTCAAAATTATCTAAAGTAATTGTATAA